The proteins below are encoded in one region of Silene latifolia isolate original U9 population chromosome 2, ASM4854445v1, whole genome shotgun sequence:
- the LOC141640843 gene encoding uncharacterized protein LOC141640843, giving the protein MADDKNCYPKLTTPLLLEKQASEFYTIIIFYIFQVEVQAACYTCGHLPSPNASGANDNISIIDREKDKEYKVDLSDNKFSCSCKMFERIGILCRHILWVLKDRSRQNNISELWSEVFSAVSLVEDSEEHYDALFQLLRSFNEKLIISIKSGKSKDKNAEIEILLGSKIPTEVTVLPPEKCKNKGSGKRITSNKEKAVLENAKPLRKCRACGEMSNHDSRNCPSRLP; this is encoded by the exons ATGGCTGATGATAAAAATtgttatccaaaattgacaacCCCTCTCCTTTTAGAAAAGCAAGCTTCTGAGTTTTACACAAtcattatattttatattttccaagtAGAAGTCCAAGCGGCATGTTATACTTGTGGCCATTTACCATCACCAAATGCAAGTGGTGCGAATGATAATATTTCAATAATTGATCGTGAGAAAGACAAGGAATACAAAGTTGATTTAAGTGATAATAAGTTCTCTTGTTCTTGTAAGAtgtttgaaagaattgggatacTCTGTAGGCACATTTTATGGGTGTTGAAAGATAGGAG TCGCCAGAACAATATAAGTGAATTATGGTCGGAGGTATTTAGCGCAGTCTCACTTGTTGAGGATAGTGAGGAACATTATGATGCGCTATTTCAATTGCTCCGGAGTTTCAATGAAAAGTTGATTATTTCAATTAAATCGGGAAAGTCAAAAGATAAGAATGCTGAGATTGAGATCCTTCTTGGGTCAAAAATTCCAACTGAAGTTACTGTTTTACCACCAGAGAAGTGCAAGAATAAGGGATCGGGAAAGAGGATAACATCAAACAAGGAAAAGGCAGTCTTGGAAAATGCAAAGCCTCTGAGAAAATGCCGTGCTTGCGGTGAAATGAGTAACCATGATAGTAGAAATTGCCCGAGTCGACTCCCTTGA